Part of the Lucilia cuprina isolate Lc7/37 chromosome 5, ASM2204524v1, whole genome shotgun sequence genome is shown below.
taaaaatctataattaatgtttacaacacttttattaaaacttaaaagtaaaaacatacaaaaaaatatttaataaaaacaatacttatttattaaaattaaaaaaaagaaaattacaattaattagctacaaattaataataattttcacagTTAACAGTTAACATTtgtgttttattgttaatatggcaaatgaaatacttttttaatatttcttttgtttgtttgaaataaaaacttaaatacaagaaataatgtaaaatttaatgttaaatgtttgtggtataataaattcctaaaatacatatttacgtatGTAATAATGTCTGTTAGATAAGGGTGTTTATAGGTTAATATATAATAGCtttcttattaaataataaaatttataaaaaattgtttggttAAAACTTTAACAGACAAAACAAAAGGTGAAATCTTtggcttttaatagaaaaatggaGTCTGTTTtccgaaaaaatataaaaatagttgaagtttaaaaaaagagaaaataaaatcgtatgtttagaaaaattgttcaatttcTTAAATGCCTAAGTATGCTAATAtagtttaaatggtttttaacaTAAAGGTTCTATAAGGTATAAAATAACACTAAAAAGATGTGTGATTGTTAATGATTAAGATTTGTTCTGATCTTTAGTGAATTCTCCATCGACCTCCACAACTTTAGAAGCTGGTGGCTGCTGACTGTCTTGTACTGGACTTAGTTGTGCTATTTCAGTCTTTTCTGCCTTTAAAGTGTTTATAGAGGTTTCACCATTTGTTGATGTTTCATCTGAATTTTCTCCATTTACTTCCAAAGGGGCAGGAATACTGTTAGTGGCATCTGTTTTTACTGTTTCTGTTGCTAAAGCAGCACATTGTGTGTTGCTGTTAGTTGCATTTTCTTTAGGAACTTCTTGGACTTCTTTAGCTTGAACTTTGTGATTGTGACTATGTTTATCATGATCGCAGTGATCATGTTTGTTGTGACTGTGACCATGAGAGTGTCCATGATGTTTGTGCGCATGAGAATGTCCATGACCATGAtgatctttttgttttttacttttaccaCAAGATTTCTTGCCATGTTCGTGTTCGTGTTCATGATGTTCATGTCCATCGCTACTCGAACAAACACTTACTTCTCTTAAATCTGTTATGGAATCCTTGCAACAAACCTTATCCAAACACTCGGGACGTGTACATTGCACTAAACATTCCGATGAAGAATTTGTCGTATTCTCACTATGAAACTCGGGTTGTATTGTGACATTGGTTATGCTGTGGTCATGAAAATGTTGACGCACATCATCAAGAATTTTCTCGTACATTTTGGGATTTTCAAAGATAATGTGTACGGTGGCAATGTATTTGTGAGATGACAGCTGCCATATGTGTAGATCGTGATAGCTGACAATTTGGGGGAACTTCTTGACCAAGGTGCTCTCAAAATTATCCATATCAATGTTGCCGGGTATTGTTTGGAGGAGTATCAAACAGGCCTCTTTCACTGTAAAGATGGAAAAATGGAAACTTAATAAATATAGACGGTTCTTGTGCATTTCAAATATATTCTAGACtaatgtctagtttatagtctttagTGATGGCTATACTTTAGTCTtgggtccagtctatagtttagtctataatcaagttcagatctagttcagttctagtacatttctagttcagttttagttcagttctagttcagttctagttcagttctagttcagttctagttcagttctagttcagttctagttcagttctagttcagttctagttcagttctagttcagttctagttcagttctagttcagttctagttcacttctagttcagttctagt
Proteins encoded:
- the LOC111686081 gene encoding zinc/cadmium resistance protein: FPLQHNELHNEQELSSPLLTKETQKHILSITHPDDPNIPKYPPISSPEFKTRNTFGWARIEILSMLVVCITLASLSFSLLVEALQTLVHIDHQDSMHLPFYVMILGFVGLLLNFFTYFAIGGYTLHQGSFLHINPTDGKVVVEPSNITIDSDANILSITNDVKNDMQLKEDLKTELGKVHYRARREGPTELLRDVSSTIFVIVCAVIVHFADDKEHTAKFIDPVLSIFSCVLVVALSYPYMKEACLILLQTIPGNIDMDNFESTLVKKFPQIVSYHDLHIWQLSSHKYIATVHIIFENPKMYEKILDDVRQHFHDHSITNVTIQPEFHSENTTNSSSECLVQCTRPECLDKVCCKDSITDLREVSVCSSSDGHEHHEHEHEHGKKSCGKSKKQKDHHGHGHSHAHKHHGHSHGHSHNKHDHCDHDKHSHNHKVQAKEVQEVPKENATNSNTQCAALATETVKTDATNSIPAPLEVNGENSDETSTNGETSINTLKAEKTEIAQLSPVQDSQQPPASKVVEVDGEFTKDQNKS